One part of the Sporosarcina ureae genome encodes these proteins:
- a CDS encoding TRAP transporter permease, protein MNKPVLEEKIDSDVYDEDGVVNAKVRSFNNIFSKIVSIVAISMSIFHLYTAVFGVFESILQRSAHLGFALILVFAIYKPLKRVSHQDHKIPIYDWILILLSIGCYLYFILNANEISSRMSYVMPLTNIEVGIGIVAGLLLIEATRRVIGNVLVVIIAVFLTYGFFGHFLTGTLSHKEFSLMWIIDHLFYTTTGVFSTPLGVSSTFIFIFILFGKFLEVSGAGKFFIDLSVAGMGKYRGGPAKTAILASTALGTISGSAVANTVTTGAFTIPLMKKTGYKKEFAGAVEAVASTGGQIMPPIMGASAFIIASYLGIPYTDVAIAAIIPALLFYLCLYIQVDLRAVKTGLVGVPKDKLPNFWNVFKKGFLYFVPLIVIVFLLVGGSSPMKAGLYSIVATIVIAILTSYEKINIRKIISALDLGARASLETAIACAASGLIIGMIGLTGIGLKFSSLIIQISGGVLFITLILTMITSIVLGMGLPTVAAYIVQVPLTIPALIELGVSPIAAHLFIFYFAAVSAITPPVALAAFAAAGLAGSDPMRTGIAALKLGIAAFVVPFFFVYGEQLLFIGDPVSILIAIITAIIGIVSMACAVEGWLIKRCSIIERLILVASAITLVMPGITTDIIGVTILGLMYAYQKSFNRKKELAIE, encoded by the coding sequence ATGAATAAACCTGTTTTAGAAGAGAAGATAGACTCAGATGTTTATGATGAAGATGGTGTAGTGAACGCCAAAGTTCGCTCGTTTAATAATATATTTTCAAAAATAGTATCGATTGTCGCAATCAGCATGTCAATATTCCACTTATATACGGCTGTATTTGGTGTATTTGAATCGATTTTGCAACGTTCTGCACACTTAGGATTTGCATTGATTCTTGTGTTTGCGATCTATAAACCTTTAAAAAGGGTCAGTCATCAGGATCATAAAATCCCAATTTATGACTGGATTCTTATCCTATTGTCTATTGGGTGTTACTTATACTTTATTTTAAATGCTAATGAAATTTCGTCTAGAATGAGTTATGTAATGCCACTGACTAATATTGAGGTTGGTATTGGTATTGTAGCTGGTCTACTACTTATTGAAGCAACACGACGAGTTATTGGGAATGTATTAGTAGTTATTATAGCTGTATTCCTTACCTATGGATTCTTCGGTCATTTCCTTACTGGGACATTAAGTCATAAAGAGTTTTCTTTAATGTGGATTATTGACCACCTTTTCTATACAACAACAGGAGTATTCAGCACACCTCTTGGTGTATCCTCAACCTTTATCTTTATCTTTATTTTATTTGGTAAGTTTCTAGAGGTTTCAGGCGCTGGGAAGTTCTTTATTGATCTATCTGTGGCAGGGATGGGAAAATACCGTGGTGGACCAGCTAAAACCGCCATTTTAGCTAGTACAGCACTGGGTACCATTTCAGGTAGTGCAGTTGCGAATACAGTCACAACAGGTGCTTTTACAATTCCATTAATGAAGAAAACTGGATATAAAAAAGAATTTGCGGGTGCTGTAGAAGCAGTTGCGTCAACCGGCGGACAAATCATGCCTCCAATTATGGGAGCCTCTGCATTTATCATTGCCTCATATTTGGGAATACCTTACACGGACGTAGCAATCGCAGCTATCATTCCTGCGTTACTCTTCTATCTATGCTTGTACATACAAGTTGACTTACGAGCAGTGAAAACCGGTCTTGTAGGTGTTCCAAAGGATAAGCTACCTAACTTCTGGAATGTATTCAAAAAAGGTTTTTTATACTTTGTTCCACTTATAGTTATTGTATTTCTTCTCGTTGGTGGTAGTTCTCCAATGAAAGCTGGCTTATATTCAATCGTTGCCACTATTGTAATCGCGATATTAACAAGTTATGAAAAGATTAATATTAGAAAAATCATTTCAGCCCTTGACCTTGGAGCACGTGCGTCACTTGAGACTGCGATTGCCTGTGCTGCATCGGGATTAATAATAGGAATGATAGGATTGACTGGCATTGGATTAAAATTCAGTAGTTTAATCATTCAAATTTCCGGAGGCGTTTTATTTATTACGCTGATTCTTACGATGATTACAAGTATTGTACTAGGAATGGGATTGCCAACTGTGGCAGCTTATATTGTTCAAGTACCACTTACTATCCCGGCACTAATTGAGTTAGGTGTTTCACCTATTGCAGCTCACCTATTCATCTTTTATTTTGCAGCCGTTTCAGCTATAACACCTCCCGTTGCACTCGCAGCCTTCGCTGCCGCTGGTCTTGCTGGATCTGATCCAATGCGAACAGGTATAGCTGCGTTAAAACTTGGTATTGCAGCATTTGTTGTACCTTTCTTCTTCGTATATGGAGAGCAACTATTATTTATAGGTGATCCAGTTTCAATCCTAATAGCTATTATTACAGCTATTATTGGGATAGTAAGTATGGCTTGTGCTGTAGAGGGATGGTTGATTAAAAGATGCAGTATAATTGAGCGTCTTATCCTAGTTGCTAGTGCCATAACTTTAGTTATGCCTGGAATAACAACAGATATTATCGGTGTTACTATCTTAGGGTTAATGTATGCATATCAGAAGTCCTTTAATAGAAAGAAGGAATTGGCAATAGAGTAG
- a CDS encoding cysteine hydrolase family protein, with translation MSTALIIVDIQNDYFPNGKMELVNPDKAAKNAAKVLEWFRQNNKENIFHVQHIAADPALGFFLPDTDGAEIHETVQPLENESLIIKHFPNSFLQTGLEKKLRENGVNKIVVVGMMTHMCIDATVRAAVDLGFETTLIEDACATTDISYEGKDVPAEQVHYAFVGALNGMYCAVTSTEDFLQ, from the coding sequence ATGAGCACAGCGCTAATTATTGTAGATATTCAAAACGACTATTTTCCAAACGGAAAGATGGAATTAGTTAATCCAGATAAAGCTGCCAAAAATGCTGCCAAAGTTCTTGAATGGTTTAGGCAGAACAATAAAGAAAATATTTTTCATGTTCAGCACATCGCAGCTGATCCGGCTTTAGGATTCTTCCTTCCAGATACAGACGGTGCGGAAATACATGAAACTGTTCAGCCTTTGGAAAACGAAAGCCTAATCATCAAACATTTCCCTAACAGCTTTTTACAGACTGGTTTGGAAAAAAAGTTACGTGAAAATGGTGTTAACAAAATAGTTGTGGTAGGTATGATGACGCATATGTGTATTGATGCAACAGTCAGAGCCGCAGTGGATCTAGGCTTTGAGACAACACTCATTGAAGATGCATGTGCGACAACAGACATATCTTATGAAGGTAAAGACGTTCCAGCTGAACAGGTTCATTACGCGTTTGTCGGTGCACTTAACGGTATGTATTGTGCTGTAACTTCAACTGAGGACTTCTTGCAATAA
- a CDS encoding TAXI family TRAP transporter solute-binding subunit yields MNKNFKGLVLLLSLMLLLAACGSEDSSEKSSTKGEGASGTPSEFTFGSATVGGFWYTLSGAMSEKMQDVFPGSSVTIVEGGSISNILGMNEGIYAMGLTNAPNVLEAQEGKEPFEKKIDNVSTIATLYPNVFHIAVREDSDIYTVEDLKGKKVSPGVKGYSAELAFIEILKASGLSYEDLKGIEYIGTADAGDLLRDGHIDAIANLLAAPVSTYQELDTTLGIRLIPLEDDVIKKVQEENQAYLNHTIEAGTYKNIKEDIPTIAAYTPLMVSNDLIDEETGYQLTKMMFENADTWKTLSAVMKDFTPEFSVENTVGPFHKGAEKYYKEIGLID; encoded by the coding sequence ATGAATAAGAATTTCAAAGGGTTAGTTTTATTATTATCGCTAATGTTGCTATTAGCTGCATGTGGTTCAGAAGATTCTTCTGAAAAAAGCTCTACTAAGGGTGAAGGAGCCAGTGGTACACCATCTGAATTCACATTTGGTTCAGCTACTGTGGGAGGTTTTTGGTACACCCTCTCAGGAGCTATGAGTGAAAAAATGCAAGATGTTTTCCCAGGGTCATCTGTAACAATTGTTGAGGGAGGCTCAATTTCTAACATCCTTGGTATGAATGAGGGTATTTATGCTATGGGACTAACAAACGCACCTAATGTATTGGAAGCGCAAGAAGGAAAAGAACCGTTCGAAAAGAAAATAGACAATGTAAGTACGATTGCTACATTATATCCAAATGTATTTCACATAGCAGTTCGTGAAGATTCAGATATTTATACCGTCGAGGATCTCAAAGGAAAGAAAGTGAGTCCGGGAGTAAAGGGTTATAGTGCCGAATTAGCTTTCATAGAGATTCTGAAAGCTTCGGGATTGTCTTATGAAGATCTTAAAGGTATAGAATATATCGGAACGGCGGATGCAGGAGACCTACTACGAGACGGACATATTGATGCTATTGCAAACTTGCTCGCTGCACCAGTTTCCACTTATCAAGAATTGGATACGACACTAGGTATCCGCCTAATCCCATTAGAGGACGACGTTATTAAAAAAGTACAAGAAGAAAATCAAGCTTACCTAAATCATACAATTGAAGCAGGTACTTATAAAAATATTAAGGAAGATATTCCGACTATAGCCGCTTATACACCATTAATGGTAAGTAATGATCTTATAGATGAAGAAACAGGTTATCAATTAACGAAAATGATGTTTGAAAATGCTGACACTTGGAAAACTCTTTCTGCAGTAATGAAGGATTTCACACCAGAATTCTCTGTTGAAAATACAGTTGGTCCATTCCATAAAGGCGCAGAAAAGTATTACAAAGAAATTGGATTAATCGACTAA
- a CDS encoding alpha-ketoacid dehydrogenase subunit beta, whose amino-acid sequence MARQELFMNAINEALDQAMEKDENVLLLGEDIAGGAGVAHLEENNEDAWGGVMGVTKGLMPKYGRERVIDTPISEIGYMGAAVGMAVTGLRPVPELMFNDFIGFAFDAILGQGSKMRYMFGGKAKVPMTVRTMHGAGASAAAQHSGSYYGMLGSIPGVKVVVPATPYDAKGLLLSAIEDDNLVVFSEDKTLYGTKGEVPEEYYTIPIGEADVKREGEDLTIVTIGKMLFVGLEVAEILAEDNVSVEVIDLRTVAPWDQDTIIESVKKTGRLIVIDEANPHNNTATDIASVISDKAFDYLDGPVKCICAPHTPVPFATNLEQLYIPDAQKVLKGAAEIIDDLRA is encoded by the coding sequence ATGGCCAGACAGGAATTATTTATGAATGCAATCAATGAAGCGCTTGATCAAGCAATGGAGAAAGATGAAAATGTTCTTCTGCTTGGAGAAGATATTGCAGGCGGCGCTGGCGTTGCGCATCTTGAAGAGAATAATGAGGATGCATGGGGCGGTGTAATGGGTGTGACAAAGGGTCTTATGCCCAAATACGGCCGTGAACGTGTAATTGACACACCGATTTCCGAAATTGGCTACATGGGGGCAGCTGTCGGAATGGCAGTTACGGGATTGCGTCCGGTTCCGGAGCTGATGTTTAATGATTTCATAGGTTTCGCATTCGACGCCATTCTTGGACAAGGTTCCAAAATGCGGTATATGTTCGGTGGGAAAGCTAAAGTACCGATGACTGTGCGTACTATGCATGGTGCAGGGGCAAGCGCCGCAGCCCAGCATTCTGGTTCTTATTATGGGATGCTCGGATCCATTCCAGGAGTGAAAGTAGTCGTTCCCGCCACTCCATACGATGCAAAAGGACTACTATTATCAGCTATTGAAGACGATAATCTCGTCGTGTTTTCTGAAGATAAAACACTATATGGTACGAAAGGCGAGGTTCCTGAAGAGTATTATACAATTCCTATCGGTGAAGCTGACGTGAAGCGCGAAGGCGAAGATTTGACGATCGTTACAATCGGGAAAATGTTATTTGTTGGTCTCGAAGTAGCTGAAATATTGGCAGAAGATAATGTTTCGGTAGAAGTGATTGATCTACGGACGGTTGCACCATGGGATCAAGATACGATTATAGAGTCTGTTAAAAAGACCGGAAGACTGATCGTGATTGATGAAGCGAATCCGCATAACAATACTGCGACAGATATTGCTTCGGTCATTTCGGATAAAGCATTCGATTACTTGGACGGTCCTGTCAAATGTATCTGTGCTCCTCATACTCCAGTTCCTTTTGCTACAAACCTGGAGCAACTCTATATACCGGATGCACAAAAGGTATTAAAAGGAGCTGCGGAAATTATTGACGATTTGAGAGCATAA
- a CDS encoding thiamine pyrophosphate-dependent enzyme has product MGTWYLHEWYSSASNTIAERAAAYNMPGVRVNGKDLMAVYHTAGEAIDRARKGKGPTLIECVTYRQHGHFEGDEQKYKSPSGEEKEWADVDPLDVFRTYAIENGMLTEEELDKLREESKKDVKEAVEFAKDSPEPDAEALYEDVYAD; this is encoded by the coding sequence GTGGGGACCTGGTACCTTCATGAATGGTATTCATCCGCATCTAATACAATTGCCGAAAGGGCGGCAGCATACAATATGCCGGGTGTCCGCGTGAACGGGAAAGATCTAATGGCGGTCTATCATACTGCGGGAGAAGCGATTGACCGTGCCCGTAAAGGGAAAGGACCGACGTTGATAGAGTGCGTGACTTATAGACAGCATGGTCACTTTGAAGGAGATGAACAAAAGTATAAATCCCCATCAGGTGAAGAAAAAGAATGGGCAGATGTCGATCCTCTTGACGTGTTCCGCACTTATGCGATTGAAAACGGTATGTTAACAGAAGAAGAACTAGATAAATTAAGAGAAGAATCGAAAAAAGATGTGAAGGAAGCTGTGGAGTTTGCGAAAGATAGTCCGGAGCCGGATGCAGAAGCACTATATGAAGACGTATACGCGGATTAA
- a CDS encoding dihydrolipoamide acetyltransferase family protein, which translates to MATEIVMPKLGLTMTEGTVEKWMVREGDQVEQGDPIVEISSEKLTNEVEAPEAGKILKIIAHEGDVIPSKGTMAYIGEEGETIDTGAQLEENPEKSLVKTEDQKKTEVTKEESSKIKQLPVKEGGRIFITPVARKIAEEKGIDISDVNGTGGNGRITRLDIERYVPSEKASTQPQTVAGMPEHGAGLKGMRKTIAERMMRSVQSTAQVTNQRKVDVTDLMAFRKDIQGKFNEPLTNGELSVNTLLTKAVILALREMPEMNAWYYGGEHTQVAEIHIGMATAIEEGLIVPVIKDAQNMSLSQLGPAIQKIAAEARQGTLDGGLYSGSTFTITNLGGYEIEYFTPILNTPEVGILGVGAIQKELELDDSGGVIQKLKLPLSLSYDHQIIDGAPAAEFLQKIASYLQDPYRLLI; encoded by the coding sequence ATGGCGACAGAAATTGTAATGCCGAAATTAGGTCTGACAATGACTGAGGGCACTGTTGAAAAGTGGATGGTCAGAGAAGGAGATCAAGTTGAGCAAGGGGATCCAATTGTAGAAATTAGTTCGGAGAAATTAACAAATGAAGTAGAAGCGCCTGAAGCCGGTAAAATCCTTAAAATAATTGCCCATGAAGGAGATGTCATTCCGAGTAAGGGAACGATGGCCTACATAGGAGAAGAAGGTGAAACAATTGACACGGGGGCACAATTGGAAGAAAATCCTGAAAAAAGTCTAGTGAAAACCGAGGATCAAAAGAAGACTGAAGTGACAAAAGAAGAAAGCAGCAAAATAAAGCAGCTGCCTGTTAAAGAGGGAGGACGTATCTTCATCACACCTGTCGCGAGGAAAATAGCCGAGGAGAAAGGCATCGATATCAGCGATGTCAATGGAACCGGAGGCAACGGTAGAATCACGCGACTGGATATTGAAAGATATGTACCTTCTGAAAAAGCTTCTACACAGCCTCAAACAGTGGCCGGTATGCCTGAACACGGTGCAGGGCTCAAAGGGATGCGCAAAACAATTGCCGAGCGAATGATGCGTAGCGTCCAATCTACTGCACAGGTTACCAACCAACGTAAAGTAGATGTAACGGATTTAATGGCATTTCGGAAAGACATTCAAGGCAAGTTTAATGAACCGCTTACCAATGGCGAATTAAGCGTCAATACATTATTGACCAAAGCGGTCATATTGGCATTGAGAGAGATGCCTGAAATGAATGCTTGGTATTATGGCGGAGAACATACACAAGTAGCCGAAATCCATATTGGTATGGCAACTGCCATCGAGGAAGGGTTAATCGTGCCTGTTATAAAAGATGCACAGAATATGTCCTTGTCGCAGCTAGGACCCGCTATCCAAAAGATTGCAGCGGAGGCAAGACAAGGTACATTGGATGGTGGTCTCTATTCTGGTTCAACCTTTACAATCACCAACTTGGGAGGGTATGAAATCGAATACTTCACGCCGATCCTTAATACGCCCGAGGTAGGTATTTTAGGTGTTGGAGCGATTCAGAAAGAACTTGAATTGGATGACAGCGGTGGTGTTATCCAGAAATTAAAATTACCGCTTAGTTTATCATACGATCACCAAATCATTGACGGAGCGCCTGCTGCAGAGTTCCTGCAGAAAATTGCTAGCTACTTGCAAGATCCTTATCGATTATTAATCTAA
- a CDS encoding IclR family transcriptional regulator domain-containing protein yields MSSEFSNNLRDSGDFIQSLERGLIVIQAFSEEFPELTVSQAATITGLSRPTVRRLLLTLEALGFAESKNGIFSLTARTLSLGYAYLSSQNLWNLATPFMREFTEKTGESCSISVLEGTDIVYVARVQANRIMRINLNIGSRLPAYATSLGHILLAHLPEDELDERLQTIDFNSFTQNTIVDLESLKQELRNVKQRGWAGVDQQLEEGLRSVAVPIITNGRVTASINCSAHAGRVSKEELRETFLPILQDTSRQISKAFITSLSTTD; encoded by the coding sequence TTGTCAAGTGAATTTTCAAACAACTTAAGAGATTCTGGTGATTTTATTCAATCTTTAGAGCGTGGTCTTATAGTAATTCAAGCATTTTCAGAAGAGTTTCCAGAATTGACGGTAAGTCAAGCAGCAACTATTACAGGGTTATCAAGACCTACTGTACGTAGACTACTACTTACTCTTGAAGCTCTAGGTTTTGCAGAATCAAAGAATGGCATTTTCTCTCTTACTGCTCGGACATTATCACTTGGTTATGCATACTTGAGTTCACAAAACTTGTGGAATCTTGCCACACCTTTTATGCGTGAGTTTACTGAAAAGACTGGAGAGTCTTGTTCCATATCCGTGCTTGAAGGGACAGATATTGTCTACGTTGCACGTGTACAGGCTAATCGTATTATGCGTATTAATTTAAATATTGGTTCAAGGTTGCCGGCTTATGCAACCTCGCTAGGACATATTCTTCTTGCACATCTTCCAGAAGATGAATTAGATGAGAGATTGCAAACAATTGATTTCAATTCATTTACTCAAAATACAATTGTTGACCTGGAATCATTAAAACAAGAACTTAGAAATGTTAAACAAAGAGGGTGGGCAGGCGTTGATCAACAGCTTGAAGAAGGGTTACGCTCCGTAGCTGTTCCAATCATCACGAATGGTCGAGTTACTGCTTCTATAAACTGTTCCGCGCATGCAGGTCGTGTATCTAAAGAAGAACTCAGGGAAACATTTTTGCCTATACTTCAAGATACCTCTAGACAAATTAGTAAAGCGTTCATTACTTCGCTGTCAACCACTGATTGA
- a CDS encoding Lrp/AsnC family transcriptional regulator encodes MELDNIDFKILRLLSKNSRIQWKDLGEQIHMTGQAVGNRIKKLENSGVIKAFSLEVDEMKVGLSYTAFIIIYMKTANHNAFTRFMNDCKEVVEVHRVSGEGCYHIKVKLNSQEQLNLFLDKILEYGNYSVHLSIQEIKQQNPLTAT; translated from the coding sequence ATGGAACTTGATAACATTGATTTTAAAATCCTACGACTATTATCCAAAAACTCACGTATTCAATGGAAAGATTTAGGTGAACAAATTCATATGACGGGACAAGCAGTAGGGAATCGTATAAAAAAACTTGAGAATAGCGGTGTAATAAAAGCCTTTTCTCTAGAAGTCGATGAAATGAAAGTAGGTCTATCTTATACAGCGTTCATTATTATATATATGAAAACAGCGAACCATAATGCGTTTACACGATTCATGAATGATTGTAAGGAAGTAGTAGAAGTTCACCGCGTGTCAGGCGAAGGCTGTTACCATATTAAAGTAAAACTCAACTCCCAAGAACAATTGAATCTCTTTCTAGATAAAATTCTTGAGTATGGAAATTATAGTGTACATTTATCGATACAAGAGATCAAACAACAAAATCCGTTGACAGCTACATGA